The following are encoded together in the Magnetospirillum gryphiswaldense MSR-1 v2 genome:
- a CDS encoding radical SAM/SPASM domain-containing protein: MFKLHLEQADGSPLVVNWNPHTTALTYEDGRAVDLAPIGMAREPQAHCAVQRVHPDHNQLGKDRQLRMVRILFGLACNFSCGYCSQAVSRQSDDSIADTADTADVDTFVRRLPEWCHTPPEGDIRFEFWGGEPLVYWKKIKRMAEAIRAMWPNAHFWMPTNGSLLDRDKVEWLMKLGFSLSISHDGPGQSVRGPDPLDDPKVLEGIRYAVERLAPVGKIAFNSVLTLANHDPVAIRDFFLAKLNLPPGATAPQFVTEGMVMAHQAHDMLMSPLTEEDHRRVRRTIFDGIARPDMIPVAHVSYKLRGFFDVLRTAKTSDALGQRCGMDRVDNIALRLNGDVILCPNGAAPTQLLGSVHAFDNIRLQHSTHWSHREECRHCPVLHLCGGGCMMFGEDSGCHRVTCDNSFTFEIAYLALALYLLTNARLVRIEGERIRFPGITALDF, encoded by the coding sequence ATGTTCAAGCTGCACCTGGAACAAGCCGACGGTAGCCCGCTGGTCGTCAATTGGAACCCCCACACCACCGCGCTGACCTACGAGGACGGCCGCGCGGTCGACCTGGCGCCCATCGGCATGGCCCGAGAGCCGCAGGCGCATTGCGCCGTGCAGCGGGTCCATCCCGATCACAACCAGCTCGGCAAGGATCGGCAACTGCGCATGGTCCGCATCCTGTTCGGACTGGCCTGTAATTTCTCCTGCGGCTATTGCTCGCAGGCCGTCAGCCGGCAAAGCGACGATTCCATCGCCGACACCGCCGACACCGCCGACGTCGATACGTTCGTGCGCCGGCTGCCCGAGTGGTGCCACACCCCGCCCGAGGGCGATATCCGCTTCGAGTTCTGGGGCGGCGAGCCACTGGTCTATTGGAAGAAGATCAAGCGCATGGCCGAAGCCATCCGGGCAATGTGGCCGAACGCCCATTTCTGGATGCCCACCAACGGCAGCCTGCTCGACCGCGACAAGGTGGAGTGGCTGATGAAGCTGGGCTTCTCCCTCTCCATCAGCCATGACGGCCCCGGCCAATCGGTGCGCGGGCCTGATCCCCTCGACGACCCGAAGGTCCTGGAGGGCATCCGCTACGCGGTCGAACGGCTGGCCCCCGTCGGCAAGATCGCGTTCAACAGCGTGCTGACGCTGGCCAACCACGACCCGGTGGCCATCCGCGATTTCTTCCTGGCAAAACTCAACCTGCCGCCCGGCGCCACTGCCCCGCAATTCGTCACCGAGGGCATGGTCATGGCCCACCAGGCCCATGACATGCTGATGTCGCCGCTGACAGAGGAGGATCATCGCCGGGTGCGACGGACCATTTTCGACGGCATCGCCCGGCCCGACATGATCCCGGTCGCCCATGTCAGCTACAAGCTGAGGGGTTTCTTCGACGTCCTGCGGACAGCGAAGACTTCGGATGCCCTCGGCCAGCGATGCGGCATGGACCGGGTGGACAACATCGCGCTGCGCCTCAACGGCGATGTCATCCTCTGCCCCAACGGGGCGGCGCCCACCCAGCTTCTCGGCAGCGTCCATGCCTTCGACAACATCCGCCTCCAGCATTCGACCCACTGGAGCCACCGCGAGGAATGCCGGCATTGCCCGGTGCTACACTTATGCGGCGGCGGCTGCATGATGTTCGGGGAAGACAGCGGCTGCCACCGTGTGACCTGCGACAATTCCTTCACCTTCGAAATCGCCTATCTGGCACTCGCACTTTACCTGCTGACCAACGCCCGCCTGGTCCGCATCGAGGGCGAGCGCATCCGTTTCCCCGGCATCACCGCCTTGGATTTCTGA
- a CDS encoding tape measure protein, which produces MATKSVSIRLSLQDGETVRRALLKLGEDGQKALARIEGAAQPASRSLLAINAASQDIQGGMAAFASRLGPIGSVMMALGPAGLAAGAAIGLFGKAMVESTIKVESLEARLKGLVGAAALTETTSYLYAQAQKTGTALETVIGAYSQLAALQKAGIITTGESRALLEGFQSTAIALGASSEQLEQSLFGLAQGLSSGTLRAEELNQIVEPMPGLLQALDRAAGLPSGGFRQMVTQGKVTADFFRDTLITALKGFDAAALESADTAERSFTRMANAWQGFTNAPWLRGILSGGANAGAAALESLTPGTSSLQSRLAALDKRIAELGGAQALDKPLPAGTHSVVVMAVREENEELRRLLAERQVISDDLDEITRKRAGMEAQAKMQRDQIRAEQREPTYVEKLADLKFEVEWQEKLNAARAAGNAEFSRTKAQYDAAKGFRQLEKELFQQGGVYRTPAKEQEIRGLLAREATAKGVGEMSAQAQAEVLGLDIQALGQERLAQAAREGGRAQIDAARAAKVLEFAFKNGGVAVAAYDQALRRIDDAKLQEQKNGLIRSLEQESAANDRLAEAAKGSVSDIILAERTNWLAEQAAKGLTDANGELAQSYARVQKSRASSEAARAIADLEREIDTQVRLAEAVRSSDRNRVRDVTIDNDVAKFARGHKLAEDDPKVDEYRAARSRQYAEAVKDEARQTTLAYDATQRFAEELAKLNEQRASGALSEEAYARRYKELEQDKLAASRDWQDGAIRAVRAYADEATNAAASAERAMSGALRASEDAFVKWATTGKLAGKDLFNSLAEEALRAAWRMAVVTPFFGGAEGGLFGSLLTGIGSYFSGGSGGVQVYDNASNVGPLMSEAPVGGFHSGGMVGGRPTFSRRVDPTLWSGAPRYHAGGILRGERPIIAQDGEGIFTPRQMNNADRLLGAALSRPEAANVQITVHNNAANAEAKAQWSQGGDGRIQIDIFVEEIEGRISRRLSRGEGMAPVLEHRYGLNPAAGSYR; this is translated from the coding sequence ATGGCCACCAAATCCGTCTCCATCCGCCTGTCCTTGCAGGACGGCGAAACCGTCCGCCGTGCCCTGCTGAAACTGGGCGAAGATGGCCAGAAGGCGTTGGCGCGGATCGAAGGGGCGGCGCAACCGGCTTCCCGGTCGCTGCTGGCCATCAACGCCGCCAGCCAGGACATCCAGGGCGGCATGGCGGCTTTCGCCTCGCGCCTCGGTCCCATCGGCTCGGTGATGATGGCGCTGGGACCGGCGGGGCTGGCGGCGGGCGCGGCCATCGGCCTGTTCGGCAAGGCCATGGTCGAGTCCACCATCAAGGTGGAAAGCCTGGAGGCCCGACTGAAGGGGCTGGTGGGGGCTGCTGCCCTGACCGAAACCACCTCGTATCTCTATGCCCAGGCGCAGAAGACCGGCACAGCCCTGGAAACGGTGATCGGCGCCTATTCCCAGCTGGCGGCGCTGCAGAAGGCTGGGATCATCACCACCGGCGAAAGCCGGGCGCTGCTGGAGGGCTTCCAGTCCACCGCCATCGCACTGGGCGCCTCTTCCGAGCAACTGGAGCAGTCGCTGTTCGGACTGGCCCAGGGGTTATCCTCGGGAACGCTACGCGCCGAGGAACTGAACCAGATCGTCGAGCCCATGCCGGGGCTGTTGCAGGCCCTGGACCGGGCCGCCGGTTTGCCCTCGGGCGGGTTCCGGCAGATGGTGACCCAGGGCAAGGTGACGGCAGACTTCTTCCGCGACACCCTGATCACGGCGTTGAAAGGCTTTGACGCCGCCGCTCTGGAAAGCGCCGACACCGCCGAGCGATCCTTCACCCGCATGGCCAACGCTTGGCAGGGCTTCACCAACGCGCCCTGGCTGCGCGGCATCCTGTCGGGTGGCGCCAATGCCGGTGCGGCGGCGCTGGAAAGTCTGACGCCCGGCACGTCGTCGCTTCAGTCCCGACTTGCCGCCCTGGACAAGCGCATCGCCGAACTGGGCGGCGCGCAGGCGCTGGACAAGCCGCTGCCCGCCGGCACCCATTCCGTGGTGGTGATGGCGGTCAGGGAAGAGAACGAAGAACTGCGCCGTCTGCTGGCCGAGCGCCAGGTCATTTCCGACGATCTCGATGAGATCACCCGCAAGCGGGCGGGCATGGAAGCCCAGGCCAAGATGCAGCGCGACCAGATCCGCGCCGAACAGCGCGAACCTACCTATGTGGAGAAGCTGGCCGACCTGAAGTTCGAGGTGGAATGGCAGGAGAAGCTCAACGCGGCCCGCGCCGCCGGCAATGCCGAGTTCAGCCGCACCAAGGCCCAGTACGACGCGGCCAAGGGTTTTCGCCAGCTTGAGAAGGAACTGTTCCAGCAAGGTGGCGTCTATCGCACCCCGGCCAAGGAACAGGAAATCCGCGGGCTTCTGGCCCGCGAGGCCACCGCCAAGGGAGTGGGCGAGATGTCCGCCCAGGCACAGGCCGAGGTTCTGGGCCTCGACATCCAGGCCCTTGGCCAGGAGCGCCTCGCCCAAGCTGCCCGCGAAGGTGGCCGTGCCCAGATCGACGCCGCCCGTGCCGCCAAGGTGCTGGAATTCGCCTTCAAGAACGGCGGTGTCGCCGTCGCCGCCTATGACCAGGCGCTGCGCCGCATCGATGATGCCAAGCTGCAGGAGCAGAAGAACGGCCTGATCCGCTCGCTGGAGCAGGAATCCGCCGCCAACGACCGGCTGGCCGAGGCCGCCAAGGGCTCGGTGTCCGACATCATTCTGGCAGAACGGACCAACTGGCTGGCCGAGCAGGCGGCCAAGGGGCTGACCGACGCCAATGGCGAACTGGCTCAGTCCTATGCCCGGGTGCAGAAATCCCGCGCCAGCAGCGAAGCGGCCCGCGCCATCGCCGATCTGGAGCGCGAGATCGATACCCAGGTGCGTCTGGCCGAGGCGGTGCGCAGCAGTGATCGCAATCGCGTTCGCGACGTCACCATCGACAATGACGTGGCCAAATTCGCCCGCGGCCACAAGCTGGCCGAGGACGATCCCAAGGTGGATGAGTACCGCGCAGCGCGGTCCCGCCAATATGCCGAAGCGGTCAAGGACGAGGCCCGGCAGACTACCCTGGCCTATGACGCCACTCAGCGGTTTGCCGAAGAACTGGCCAAGCTGAACGAACAGCGGGCCAGCGGCGCCTTGTCGGAGGAAGCCTACGCCCGCCGCTACAAGGAACTGGAGCAGGACAAACTGGCCGCCAGCCGCGACTGGCAGGACGGTGCCATCCGGGCGGTGCGCGCCTATGCCGACGAAGCCACCAATGCGGCGGCTTCTGCCGAGCGGGCCATGTCCGGGGCGCTGCGGGCCAGCGAGGATGCTTTCGTCAAATGGGCCACCACCGGCAAGCTGGCCGGGAAGGATCTATTCAACAGTCTGGCCGAAGAGGCTCTGCGGGCGGCCTGGCGCATGGCGGTGGTGACGCCGTTCTTCGGCGGTGCCGAAGGCGGGCTGTTCGGCAGCTTGCTCACCGGCATCGGCAGCTATTTCTCCGGCGGCTCCGGAGGGGTGCAGGTCTATGACAATGCCTCCAATGTCGGGCCGCTGATGTCCGAGGCTCCGGTCGGCGGCTTTCATTCCGGCGGCATGGTCGGTGGACGACCCACCTTCAGCCGTCGGGTCGATCCCACCTTGTGGTCTGGGGCGCCGCGTTATCATGCTGGCGGCATCCTGCGGGGCGAGCGGCCCATCATCGCGCAGGACGGCGAAGGCATCTTCACGCCCCGGCAGATGAACAATGCCGACCGTCTTCTGGGCGCGGCCCTGTCCCGTCCCGAGGCCGCCAACGTGCAGATCACCGTCCACAACAATGCCGCCAATGCCGAAGCCAAGGCGCAATGGAGCCAAGGCGGAGATGGCCGCATCCAGATCGACATCTTCGTCGAGGAAATCGAGGGACGGATCAGCCGCCGCCTCTCCCGCGGCGAGGGCATGGCCCCGGTGCTGGAACACCGCTATGGCCTCAACCCGGCCGCCGGAAGCTATCGATGA
- a CDS encoding DUF7697 family protein codes for MLTGNFGTIRLGPRGGITGLDLPALLIQAQALGYDQPLLARLLPFAERGMVAGSAKVQTET; via the coding sequence TTGCTGACCGGCAATTTCGGCACCATCCGCCTCGGCCCCCGTGGCGGCATCACCGGCCTCGACCTTCCGGCCCTGCTGATCCAGGCCCAGGCGCTGGGTTACGACCAACCCTTGCTGGCGCGGCTGCTGCCCTTTGCCGAGCGGGGAATGGTGGCCGGTTCCGCTAAGGTTCAAACCGAGACCTGA
- a CDS encoding phage tail tube protein: MGKTRAYGADCVLLAAFEASYGVLPADGYTRLSFKESSLGAERPLGYDPLLGQGRDAQDPYYEAVKDEGDVGVPLDTRALGFWLKGLFGAPTTSGDADTGFTHVFTSGGTLPSLAIEIGHAQLAVPKFFRHGGAKLDKLSFDMARSGAANASIGVIARGETEAATTIDASPASFALKRFSQGSGTIRVGGGQLANVVGGKLSFSNNLERVETIRADGLIDGVDETEATAEGSVDIRFGTDTTLTAAIATESPVEMEYGFTIPGSDFALTFHLPRVFLPKKKQEIKGPGGIQVSYDWRAARDPVAGYLLRVTLVNDVAGY; the protein is encoded by the coding sequence ATGGGCAAGACGCGCGCTTACGGCGCCGATTGCGTGCTGCTGGCCGCCTTCGAGGCGAGCTATGGCGTGCTTCCGGCCGATGGCTACACCCGGCTGTCGTTCAAGGAATCCAGCCTGGGGGCCGAGCGCCCTCTGGGCTACGACCCGCTGCTGGGCCAGGGCCGCGATGCCCAGGATCCCTATTACGAAGCGGTCAAGGACGAAGGCGATGTCGGCGTTCCCCTCGATACTCGCGCGCTGGGTTTCTGGCTGAAGGGGTTGTTCGGCGCTCCCACCACCAGCGGCGATGCCGACACTGGCTTCACCCATGTGTTCACCTCGGGCGGCACGCTGCCCAGCCTCGCCATCGAGATCGGCCACGCCCAACTGGCGGTACCGAAGTTCTTCCGCCACGGCGGCGCCAAGCTGGATAAGCTGTCCTTCGACATGGCCCGCTCCGGCGCTGCCAATGCCAGCATCGGTGTGATCGCCCGGGGCGAGACCGAAGCCGCCACCACCATCGACGCCAGCCCGGCCAGCTTTGCCCTGAAGCGGTTCAGCCAGGGCAGCGGCACCATCCGGGTCGGCGGCGGTCAACTGGCCAACGTGGTCGGCGGCAAGCTGTCGTTTTCCAACAATCTGGAGCGGGTCGAGACCATCCGCGCCGACGGCCTGATCGACGGCGTCGATGAGACCGAGGCCACCGCCGAAGGCTCGGTGGACATCCGCTTCGGCACCGACACCACCCTGACCGCCGCCATCGCAACGGAAAGCCCGGTGGAGATGGAATACGGCTTCACCATCCCGGGTTCGGACTTTGCCTTGACCTTCCATCTGCCCCGCGTCTTCCTGCCCAAGAAGAAGCAGGAGATCAAAGGCCCCGGCGGTATCCAGGTCAGCTACGACTGGCGGGCCGCCCGCGATCCGGTGGCCGGGTATCTGCTGCGCGTCACCCTGGTCAACGACGTGGCGGGGTATTGA
- a CDS encoding type II toxin-antitoxin system RelB/DinJ family antitoxin, translating to MSKTESIRARVEPDLKAQAEAVFGALGLTPTEAITLFYRQVTLHHGLPFPVRIPNEATQAALRDAMEGENLTEWSSLDALKAAHR from the coding sequence ATGTCGAAGACCGAATCGATCCGCGCCCGCGTCGAACCCGACCTCAAAGCCCAGGCCGAGGCCGTTTTCGGTGCGCTTGGCCTGACCCCGACCGAGGCGATCACCCTGTTCTATCGTCAGGTGACCCTGCACCACGGACTGCCGTTCCCCGTCCGCATTCCCAACGAAGCCACGCAGGCGGCTCTCCGCGATGCCATGGAAGGTGAGAACCTGACCGAATGGTCGAGCCTTGATGCGCTGAAGGCCGCCCATCGTTGA
- a CDS encoding type II toxin-antitoxin system YafQ family toxin → MSRTLRTTKQFDRDLKTATKRGKTLDKLWQVVECLVNSEPLAIRHRPHRLSGNWSPCWECHIEPDWLLIWYETEDELVLAATGTHSDLFG, encoded by the coding sequence TTGAGCCGGACGCTCCGCACCACGAAGCAATTCGATCGCGATCTCAAGACGGCGACCAAACGAGGCAAGACTCTCGACAAGCTCTGGCAGGTGGTGGAGTGCCTGGTGAACAGCGAGCCGCTGGCCATCCGGCACCGTCCCCACCGTCTGTCGGGCAATTGGAGTCCCTGCTGGGAATGCCATATCGAGCCGGACTGGCTATTGATCTGGTACGAAACCGAGGATGAGTTGGTGCTGGCGGCCACCGGCACCCATTCCGATCTGTTCGGCTGA
- a CDS encoding DUF6441 family protein, whose amino-acid sequence MKLAAAITGDLRKIMAEEVKAAEDAVTAGTRQAADGLKADLRRQITEAGMGQRLANTWRAELYPKGRKSIKAAGFVFTKAPTIIRAFDQGAVIKSKHGFWLAIPTPAAGTGARGKRMTPGLWEQMHGARLRFIYRRGAPSLLVAENMRARTGKRGGFAKGSASALRSGRGMTSVVMFILVPQVSLKKRLDVDSAAERWASALPGLIVENWRK is encoded by the coding sequence ATGAAACTGGCGGCTGCCATCACGGGCGATCTGCGCAAGATCATGGCCGAGGAGGTCAAGGCCGCCGAAGACGCCGTCACCGCCGGTACGCGGCAGGCCGCCGACGGGCTGAAGGCGGATCTCCGCCGCCAGATCACCGAAGCGGGCATGGGCCAGCGTCTCGCCAATACCTGGCGGGCCGAGCTTTATCCCAAGGGGCGCAAAAGCATCAAGGCCGCGGGCTTCGTCTTTACCAAGGCCCCCACCATCATCCGCGCCTTCGACCAGGGCGCGGTGATCAAGTCCAAGCACGGCTTCTGGTTGGCCATCCCCACACCCGCCGCCGGAACCGGTGCCCGAGGCAAGCGCATGACGCCCGGCCTGTGGGAGCAGATGCATGGTGCCCGGCTGCGCTTCATCTACCGCCGTGGCGCGCCCTCGCTGCTGGTGGCCGAGAACATGCGGGCCCGCACCGGCAAGCGGGGAGGCTTCGCCAAGGGCAGCGCCTCGGCGCTCCGCTCCGGGCGCGGGATGACCAGTGTGGTGATGTTCATCCTGGTGCCGCAAGTGAGCTTGAAGAAGCGCCTCGACGTGGACAGCGCCGCCGAGCGGTGGGCTTCGGCGCTGCCGGGGCTGATCGTTGAGAATTGGAGGAAATAG
- a CDS encoding head-tail joining protein, protein MPAFADAFDDLFADPNMGVTVSYQGRPVRALVRRPDRDIEFSDITVHTGTAVFEIRRREIPAPQAGDVIIHDGDSFVVQGEPRLDAERLIWTLDTRPA, encoded by the coding sequence ATGCCTGCGTTTGCCGACGCCTTCGACGACCTGTTCGCCGATCCGAACATGGGCGTCACCGTCAGCTACCAAGGCCGTCCTGTGCGTGCCCTGGTACGGCGGCCCGACCGCGACATCGAGTTCTCCGACATCACCGTCCACACGGGGACGGCGGTGTTTGAGATTCGGCGGCGGGAGATTCCGGCTCCTCAGGCGGGGGATGTGATCATCCATGACGGCGACAGCTTCGTCGTCCAGGGCGAACCCCGCCTGGATGCCGAACGGCTGATCTGGACCTTGGACACGAGACCGGCATGA
- a CDS encoding major capsid protein: MNAIINPFDAGGYSLAEMTQAINLLPNLYTRLGQMGLFRFEGVTQRSVIIEQAEGVLNLLPTVPLGGPATVANRDARSMRSFTVPWIPHDDSITPQDVQGVRGFGVADAADPLATVMERKLTRMRSKHAQTREFMEVNALKGVVRDGGGSTLYDYFSEFGLSRQQVDFTLGTATTNVQAKIRDVLRKVETELKGETMTSVLALVSPEFFDKLIGHAKVEQAYQYYSSTGAQPLREDVRRRFPFAGMVFEEYSATVTLSTGQTETLIPAGEGIAFPLGTMDTFVTYGAPANLIETVNTLGVPMYARQLARQDGSAIDVKTEASILPVNKRPRLAVRLFSGN, translated from the coding sequence ATGAACGCGATCATTAATCCCTTCGATGCGGGCGGCTATTCGCTCGCCGAGATGACCCAGGCCATCAACCTGCTGCCCAACCTCTACACCCGGCTCGGCCAGATGGGGCTGTTCCGCTTCGAGGGTGTCACCCAGCGCTCGGTGATCATCGAGCAGGCCGAAGGCGTTCTCAATCTGCTACCGACCGTGCCGCTGGGCGGTCCCGCCACCGTCGCCAACCGCGACGCCCGGAGCATGCGCTCCTTCACGGTGCCGTGGATTCCCCATGACGATTCCATCACGCCGCAGGACGTCCAGGGCGTGCGCGGTTTCGGTGTCGCCGATGCCGCTGATCCCCTGGCCACCGTCATGGAGCGCAAGCTGACCCGCATGCGCTCGAAGCACGCCCAGACGCGGGAATTCATGGAGGTCAACGCTCTGAAGGGCGTGGTCCGCGACGGTGGTGGTTCCACCCTCTACGATTATTTCAGCGAATTCGGCCTGAGCCGCCAGCAGGTGGATTTCACCCTGGGCACCGCCACCACCAATGTCCAGGCCAAGATCCGTGACGTGCTGCGCAAGGTGGAGACGGAACTGAAGGGCGAGACCATGACCAGCGTGCTGGCCCTGGTCAGCCCGGAATTCTTCGACAAGTTGATCGGCCACGCCAAGGTCGAGCAGGCCTACCAGTACTATTCCTCGACCGGTGCCCAGCCGCTCAGGGAAGACGTGCGCCGTCGCTTCCCCTTCGCCGGCATGGTGTTCGAGGAATACAGCGCTACCGTCACCCTTTCCACCGGCCAGACCGAAACCCTGATCCCGGCGGGCGAAGGCATCGCCTTCCCGCTCGGCACCATGGACACCTTCGTCACCTATGGCGCCCCGGCCAATCTGATCGAGACCGTCAACACCCTGGGCGTGCCCATGTACGCCCGGCAACTGGCCCGCCAGGACGGCAGCGCCATCGACGTCAAGACCGAGGCCTCCATCCTGCCGGTCAACAAGCGCCCGCGATTGGCGGTGCGGTTGTTCTCGGGGAATTGA
- a CDS encoding head decoration protein, which yields MPVLNAPPTLGDLLKFELNASYTRETVTLKAGTSYPLGSVLGRITAVGEYRLSPAAEVVGDEGAEVAVAVLLDAVDATDAAVTCLIAARGPVILADSALVFDASVDQPTERIAKITQLAAMGLVARTTV from the coding sequence ATGCCTGTGCTGAATGCTCCGCCCACCTTGGGCGATCTTCTGAAGTTCGAACTGAACGCCAGTTACACCCGCGAGACCGTCACCTTGAAGGCGGGCACGTCCTATCCCCTGGGTTCGGTGCTGGGCCGCATCACCGCCGTCGGTGAATACCGCCTGTCGCCCGCCGCCGAGGTGGTCGGGGACGAAGGCGCCGAGGTGGCCGTCGCCGTCTTGCTGGACGCGGTAGATGCCACCGATGCCGCCGTCACCTGCCTGATCGCCGCCCGTGGCCCGGTCATCTTGGCGGATTCAGCCCTGGTGTTCGACGCCTCGGTCGATCAGCCGACCGAACGCATCGCCAAGATCACCCAGCTTGCCGCCATGGGCCTCGTTGCCCGCACCACCGTCTGA
- a CDS encoding S49 family peptidase: MHDLPHLAARLYGAPLLLARSKLDVILGALAPRMDGRMALPLVGDDDGPLDGSTIQVTPDGIAIVPVIGTLVARSGYLGAASGLTAYPDIADAIEAAATDPSIRAILLDVDSSGGEVGGLFDLVDHIQAIRSQCGKPIWAVADEAALSAAYAIACTADRLYVTQTGEVGSIGVVAVHRDESGADAQAGLAWSFVHAGAAKVDGNPHQPLSDGARACLQADVDALYGRFVDLVAICRKKPPEAIRATEAAVYRGDQAVAAGLADKVGTLRVALADLGAVLARSSISSPVLPKPKETTMSEQTGEIPVIAAVPQQLPIQGNADLEQRLRAEYSEISAIAAQAARLGVAIDPAEAMAKGIRPEALRRTVLDQLAERSDAADVVAAAPAGAAPKTETESPIVRRAREAASRK, from the coding sequence ATGCACGATCTGCCTCATCTCGCGGCCCGTCTCTACGGGGCGCCGCTACTGCTCGCCCGCAGCAAACTGGACGTGATCCTGGGTGCCCTGGCCCCTCGTATGGACGGGCGTATGGCGCTGCCCCTGGTCGGCGACGACGATGGTCCGCTGGATGGCTCGACTATCCAGGTGACGCCCGACGGTATCGCCATCGTGCCGGTGATCGGCACCCTGGTGGCCCGGTCGGGCTATCTGGGCGCTGCCAGCGGCCTGACGGCCTATCCCGACATCGCCGATGCCATCGAGGCGGCGGCCACCGACCCCAGCATCCGCGCCATCCTGCTGGACGTGGATTCCTCCGGCGGCGAGGTCGGCGGCCTGTTCGATCTGGTCGACCACATCCAGGCCATCCGCAGCCAGTGTGGCAAGCCCATCTGGGCGGTGGCCGATGAGGCGGCGCTGTCGGCGGCCTATGCCATCGCCTGCACCGCCGACCGTCTGTACGTCACCCAGACCGGCGAGGTCGGGTCCATCGGTGTGGTGGCGGTCCACCGTGACGAATCCGGGGCCGACGCCCAGGCCGGTCTGGCCTGGAGCTTCGTCCATGCCGGTGCAGCCAAGGTCGATGGCAACCCGCATCAGCCGCTGTCCGACGGCGCCCGTGCCTGCCTCCAGGCTGACGTGGACGCGCTTTATGGCCGCTTCGTCGATCTGGTCGCCATATGCCGCAAGAAGCCGCCTGAGGCTATCCGCGCCACCGAGGCTGCTGTCTATCGCGGTGACCAGGCTGTGGCCGCCGGGCTGGCCGACAAGGTCGGCACGTTGCGGGTCGCTCTGGCCGATCTCGGCGCCGTGCTGGCGCGTTCGTCCATTTCTTCGCCCGTTCTGCCCAAACCCAAGGAGACCACCATGTCCGAGCAAACGGGGGAGATCCCCGTGATCGCTGCTGTGCCGCAGCAGCTTCCTATTCAGGGCAATGCCGATCTGGAGCAGCGCCTGCGGGCCGAATATTCCGAGATCAGTGCGATTGCCGCCCAGGCCGCCCGCTTAGGGGTGGCCATCGATCCGGCCGAGGCCATGGCCAAGGGCATCCGTCCCGAAGCCCTGCGCCGCACGGTGCTGGATCAGCTGGCCGAGCGTTCCGACGCGGCTGATGTGGTGGCCGCTGCTCCCGCGGGCGCTGCTCCCAAGACCGAAACCGAAAGCCCCATCGTCCGGCGTGCCCGCGAAGCCGCCAGCCGCAAGTAA
- a CDS encoding type II toxin-antitoxin system Phd/YefM family antitoxin, translating to MPEPRWSLQDAKNSFSAVVDAALHGRPQTVTKRGKPAVVVLSVQEYERLHQRHDVGTPSFVEHLLAMPQGEVEFERQPVTLREVEF from the coding sequence ATGCCGGAACCGCGTTGGTCCCTTCAAGATGCCAAGAACAGCTTCAGCGCCGTGGTCGACGCGGCCCTGCATGGGCGTCCGCAAACCGTCACCAAGCGAGGCAAACCAGCCGTCGTCGTTTTGTCGGTTCAGGAATACGAGCGACTGCATCAGCGACACGACGTCGGCACACCGTCGTTCGTCGAGCACCTTCTGGCCATGCCGCAAGGTGAAGTCGAATTTGAACGCCAGCCGGTCACGTTGCGTGAGGTCGAGTTCTGA
- a CDS encoding type II toxin-antitoxin system VapC family toxin produces MFLLDTVVLSELRKRDRSPNVVRWLTDKAADDIFLSSVTIGEIERGIVRQRVKDPAFAEALESWLDRTIQIYGDRILPVDTQIARRWGSLSARIGNDGADLLIAATALEHGLTVVTRNIRHFEPTGVALIDPFE; encoded by the coding sequence ATGTTTCTGCTCGACACCGTGGTCCTGTCCGAACTGCGCAAGCGGGACCGGAGCCCCAACGTCGTTCGCTGGCTGACCGACAAGGCGGCGGATGACATCTTCCTGAGTTCGGTGACCATCGGCGAGATCGAGCGGGGCATTGTCCGCCAGAGGGTCAAGGATCCTGCCTTCGCCGAAGCCCTAGAATCATGGCTCGATCGCACCATCCAGATTTACGGTGACCGCATCCTGCCGGTGGATACCCAGATCGCCCGCCGGTGGGGCAGTTTGAGCGCCCGTATCGGCAACGATGGGGCCGATCTGCTGATCGCCGCCACCGCCCTGGAACATGGGCTGACCGTGGTCACCCGCAACATCCGGCATTTCGAACCTACTGGCGTCGCGCTTATTGATCCGTTTGAATAG